In Hemiscyllium ocellatum isolate sHemOce1 chromosome 33, sHemOce1.pat.X.cur, whole genome shotgun sequence, the following are encoded in one genomic region:
- the mief1 gene encoding mitochondrial dynamics protein MID51 has product MAGVGEGKNKKGDNGIGNAIDFVLSNARLVLGVGGAAMLGIATLAVKRMYDRAISAPSSPSKMDMRSGKQSWEEPSWIGSSPRLLTRDMKMNVSRSLQTLPTGSLSFEAGTSKGTASSKKTQMDLKKARLCLSMQDKLLVYYRKHVVIPSAEMSRAKQAAMDICTELRNFIHAKFPDMPLRDMYLSGSLYDDLQVITADHVQLMVPLILEKNLWAAIPGEETIMNVPGFWLVRRENMEYFPRGSSYWDRCIVGGYLSPKVVNETFDRALSGTINWPAIGSVLDLVIRPVVPSEMLTLEVQYDTGKKLFIEFLPLIVMEEHMLIAKPHRDGRYENMWRQSFRTAETVKLRALDERDGGCRCCCLKILKAICKSSPVLNKLTASQLTNAILHGCAKESDWSPDRLSDKFLMVLKELISYLEQGFLPCSLDTKVNLFLELKEEEIDELGYMLYCSLSEPETLLNT; this is encoded by the exons ATGGCTGGTGTCGGAGAAGGCAAAAACAAGAAAGGAGACAATGGGATTGGAAATGCCATTGACTTTGTCCTCTCAAATGCCAGGCTGGTGCTAGGGGTTGGTGGAGCAGCTATGTTGGGCATTGCAACATTGGCTGTTAAGAGG ATGTATGACCGGGCAATCAGTGCCCCGAGCAGCCCCAGCAAAATGGATATGAGATCTGGGAAGCAAAGCTGGGAGGAGCCCAGCTGGATTGGGTCATCGCCACGTTTATTGACTAGGGATATGAAAATGAATGTTAGCAGATCACTTCAGACCCTGCCAACTGGCAGCTTGAGCTTTGAAGCAG GTACTTCCAAAGGCACTGCTTCCAGCAAGAAAACCCAAATGGACTTGAAGAAAGCTCGACTCTGTTTGTCCATGCAGGATAAGCTACTCGTGTATTATCGTAAGCACGTTGTCATTCCAAGTGCAGAAATGAGCCGAGCCAAGCAGGCTGCTATGGACATTTGCACAGAACTACGAAATTTCATCCATGCCAAGTTTCCTGATATGCCTCTCCGGGATATGTATCTTAGTGGCAGCCTGTATGACGATCTACAG GTGATCACTGCAGACCATGTTCAGTTGATGGTTCCACTGATCCTGGAAAAAAACCTCTGGGCTGCAATCCCAGGGGAGGAGACTATTATGAATGTACCTGGATTCTGGCTGGTCCGCAGGGAAAACATGGAATATTTCCCCCGCGGCAGCAGCTACTGGGACCGCTGCATTGTCGGCGGTTACCTCTCGCCTAAAGTCGTAAATGAGACATTTGACAGAGCCTTATCAGGGACAATCAACTGGCCAGCCATAGGCAGCGTCCTGGACCTTGTCATTCGACCAGTGGTCCCTTCCGAAATGCTGACCTTAGAGGTTCAGTACGACACCGGTaaaaaattatttattgaattcttGCCCCTGATCGTGATGGAGGAGCATATGCTGATCGCCAAACCGCACCGGGATGGACGGTATGAAAACATGTGGCGGCAAAGCTTCCGAACTGCGGAGACCGTCAAGTTGCGAGCTCTGGATGAGAGGGATGGAGGTTGTCGCTGCTGCTGCCTGAAGATACTGAAAGCCATCTGCAAATCCAGCCCTGTTCTCAACAAGTTGACAGCCAGTCAGCTGACAAACGCAATCCTCCATGGTTGTGCAAAGGAATCGGACTGGTCACCAGATCGTCTATCTGATAAATTTCTGATGGTTCTCAAAGAGCTCATAAGCTACTTGGAGCAAGGTTTCTTGCCATGCAGTTTAGATACCAAAGTTAATCTGTTTTTGGAACTTAAAGAAGAAGAAATTGATGAGTTGGGATACATGTTGTACTGTTCCCTATCTGAACCAGAAACATTGTTAAATACATGA